Proteins encoded by one window of Lacipirellulaceae bacterium:
- a CDS encoding serine/threonine-protein kinase, with protein MQETTERDERLAAILQEVTDANSADRPHLDDLIREHPDLAEDLRELWGAVMVVDAVAANSSQVGKPDLPETVNLASLGEDSASGGAHPPKRLGDFELLEEIGRGGMGVVYRAQQVSLDREVAVKVMLGGASASADDQARFRSEAEAVARLDHPRIVPIYETGTESGWRYFGMKLITGDTLAQRIAAGPMPQREAARLVMQVARAIHYAHTRGVVHRDLKPANILINTEGTPNVSDFGLAKRSQTDHTLTTTGAILGTPSYMAPEQAAGGRGTVGPACDIYSLGTILYALLTGRPPFQGSTPVDTVLMVLEQDPLPPRLLNKKVDRDLEMIVLHCLQKPPELRYATAHEMAEDLNAYLAGEPIAARSGQLTQVVARLFGETHHATVLENWGLLWMWHAAVLVVLCAVTNWLHLKRFDWPQMQTTWPYVALWGGGLAIWAPIFWAVRSRAGPVTAVERQIAHVWGGSIIAVILLFVIESLLEMPVLTLSPILGLISGMVFVIKAGILAGSFYVNGAALFLCALTMAWMQRVGWPYGTTVFGLVVAACFLVPGWKYFRQSRRAT; from the coding sequence ATGCAAGAAACCACTGAACGCGACGAGCGCCTGGCGGCGATTCTGCAAGAAGTAACCGACGCCAATTCCGCAGATCGTCCGCATCTCGATGATCTTATTCGCGAGCACCCCGACTTAGCGGAAGACCTACGCGAGTTGTGGGGGGCCGTGATGGTGGTGGATGCGGTGGCAGCCAATAGCAGCCAAGTCGGGAAGCCGGACTTACCGGAGACCGTCAACTTGGCTTCCCTGGGTGAAGACTCAGCCAGCGGTGGCGCCCATCCCCCCAAGCGGTTAGGAGATTTCGAACTGCTCGAGGAAATCGGTCGCGGTGGCATGGGCGTGGTCTACAGGGCTCAGCAGGTGAGCCTGGACCGTGAGGTTGCGGTGAAAGTCATGTTGGGTGGAGCTTCTGCTTCAGCCGACGATCAGGCAAGATTTCGGTCTGAAGCCGAAGCTGTCGCTCGCCTTGATCATCCACGGATTGTCCCGATCTACGAAACGGGTACCGAATCGGGCTGGCGCTACTTCGGCATGAAGCTGATTACCGGAGATACGTTAGCGCAACGAATCGCGGCCGGACCGATGCCGCAACGCGAGGCAGCGCGACTGGTGATGCAGGTGGCACGTGCGATCCACTACGCCCACACGCGCGGTGTCGTGCATCGCGACCTCAAACCGGCCAACATCTTGATAAACACTGAGGGGACGCCAAATGTCTCTGACTTCGGGCTCGCCAAACGAAGTCAAACCGACCATACCTTGACAACGACCGGAGCCATCCTGGGCACACCCTCTTACATGGCTCCCGAACAAGCCGCCGGCGGTCGAGGTACGGTAGGCCCCGCCTGTGACATTTACAGTCTTGGTACCATTCTCTATGCGTTGCTGACAGGTCGCCCTCCTTTTCAGGGGTCAACACCCGTCGATACGGTCCTGATGGTTCTGGAGCAAGATCCCTTACCGCCGCGGCTTCTCAATAAGAAAGTCGATCGCGATCTGGAGATGATCGTGTTGCACTGCCTTCAGAAGCCACCCGAGTTGCGTTACGCAACGGCGCACGAGATGGCCGAGGACTTAAACGCCTACCTGGCTGGAGAACCGATCGCAGCACGAAGTGGGCAACTGACGCAGGTCGTCGCTCGACTTTTCGGCGAGACACACCATGCCACGGTGTTGGAAAATTGGGGGCTTCTGTGGATGTGGCATGCCGCGGTTTTGGTGGTGCTGTGCGCGGTGACCAACTGGCTCCACCTAAAGCGATTCGACTGGCCTCAGATGCAAACCACTTGGCCTTACGTGGCATTGTGGGGCGGAGGGTTGGCTATCTGGGCTCCGATCTTCTGGGCAGTCCGAAGTCGAGCTGGACCAGTGACTGCCGTTGAACGTCAAATCGCCCATGTCTGGGGTGGCAGTATTATTGCTGTGATTCTGTTGTTCGTGATCGAGTCGCTGCTAGAAATGCCAGTGTTGACGCTTTCACCCATCTTGGGATTGATCAGCGGCATGGTGTTTGTCATCAAGGCAGGAATTCTGGCCGGCAGCTTCTATGTCAACGGAGCAGCTTTATTTCTCTGCGCGCTAACGATGGCATGGATGCAACGAGTTGGCTGGCCCTACGGAACAACCGTCTTCGGCTTGGTGGTGGCGGCTTGCTTCCTAGTTCCCGGTTGGAAATATTTCCGCCAGAGTCGCCGGGCAACCTAA
- the rfbB gene encoding dTDP-glucose 4,6-dehydratase — protein MPEIAATNDSDCVLITGGAGFIGSELVRQWLNEESDLVVNYDKLTYAGLEASVEGLEEDPRYTFVQGDVADPQQVAATLHEQLPRTIIHLAAESHVDRSIVEPPLFAQTNVLGTCVMLDAAKNYWQTLPNDRRRDFRFVLISTDEVFGSAQPAEYFTAESPLRPSSPYSASKAAAEHLAQSFARTYGLPINIINSTNNYGPRQLPEKLIPKMILSAFRSIPLTVYGNGLHERDWLHVEDCCRGIRAVVRNGIVGRRYLLGSGRSRTNLEVVNTICEVTDQARSTGSSTRDLIQHIEDRPGHDQRYAVGAPAEELQWEPRTSFDEGIARTVEWYGDNPQWIATARESLQKASTTRS, from the coding sequence ATGCCAGAAATTGCTGCGACTAACGACTCAGATTGCGTACTCATCACCGGTGGAGCAGGGTTCATCGGCAGTGAGCTTGTTCGTCAGTGGCTAAACGAAGAGTCTGACCTTGTCGTCAATTACGACAAGCTGACTTATGCGGGACTAGAAGCCTCCGTGGAAGGGCTCGAGGAGGATCCTCGTTACACGTTTGTTCAGGGCGATGTGGCAGATCCGCAGCAGGTGGCAGCAACGCTCCACGAGCAGCTGCCACGCACAATCATTCATCTCGCGGCGGAATCTCACGTTGACCGCTCTATTGTAGAGCCACCGTTGTTCGCGCAGACCAACGTGTTGGGAACATGCGTGATGTTGGATGCCGCCAAGAATTACTGGCAAACGCTTCCGAATGATCGCCGTCGTGATTTTCGTTTTGTGCTCATTTCCACTGATGAAGTATTCGGCTCCGCACAACCTGCAGAGTATTTCACCGCGGAAAGTCCGCTCCGGCCCAGTTCACCGTACTCCGCTTCGAAGGCCGCTGCTGAACATCTAGCCCAATCGTTTGCCCGCACCTACGGACTGCCAATTAATATCATTAACTCGACGAACAACTACGGCCCTCGTCAGCTACCTGAGAAACTCATCCCAAAGATGATTCTCTCTGCGTTCCGAAGCATACCGCTCACGGTTTATGGCAACGGTCTCCACGAGCGCGACTGGCTTCACGTGGAAGATTGCTGCCGAGGAATTCGTGCGGTCGTTCGAAATGGAATCGTGGGGAGACGTTATCTCCTAGGGAGCGGGCGGAGCCGAACAAATCTCGAAGTCGTGAACACCATTTGCGAAGTGACTGACCAAGCCCGCTCAACGGGTTCTTCAACTCGTGACCTGATTCAGCACATCGAAGATCGCCCCGGTCATGACCAGCGGTATGCCGTCGGTGCACCGGCAGAGGAGTTGCAATGGGAACCGAGGACATCATTCGATGAGGGGATTGCAAGAACTGTCGAGTGGTACGGGGATAATCCCCAGTGGATCGCTACGGCCAGGGAATCGCTACAAAAGGCCTCTACGACCCGATCATGA
- the tadA gene encoding tRNA adenosine(34) deaminase TadA: protein MNPPPTETPSDELEHLRYMQQAYGMAEEALNHEEVPVGAVIVSAGKVIAAAHNQRETLRDPTAHAEMIAITQASESLGSWRLTDCTLYVTLEPCPMCAGAIVQARIPKLVFGALDPKAGAVESLYEVLSDSRLNHQTEIISGVMAEPCGEILSSFFRQRRKN from the coding sequence ATGAATCCTCCCCCAACTGAAACGCCGTCCGACGAGCTAGAGCACCTGCGGTATATGCAGCAGGCTTATGGTATGGCTGAAGAAGCCCTCAACCATGAGGAGGTGCCTGTCGGGGCGGTGATTGTTTCCGCTGGAAAGGTTATCGCAGCAGCCCACAACCAACGTGAAACGTTGCGCGATCCGACGGCCCACGCTGAGATGATCGCCATCACCCAAGCGTCTGAGTCCTTGGGAAGTTGGCGGCTTACCGACTGTACCCTCTACGTTACGCTGGAGCCGTGCCCGATGTGTGCTGGAGCGATCGTGCAAGCACGCATTCCGAAGCTCGTCTTCGGAGCACTCGACCCCAAGGCGGGTGCCGTCGAGAGCCTCTACGAGGTACTCTCCGATTCGCGACTGAATCACCAGACTGAAATCATCTCAGGCGTGATGGCGGAACCCTGCGGTGAGATCCTCAGCAGTTTTTTTCGTCAACGCCGCAAGAACTGA